A stretch of DNA from Phaenicophaeus curvirostris isolate KB17595 chromosome 29, BPBGC_Pcur_1.0, whole genome shotgun sequence:
ctctggactcggccctggggagaccgctcctcgaatcctggggtcagtcctggcccctccccacaagaaggatgttgaggctctggagcgagtgcagagaagagcaacgaagctggggagggggctggagaagaagaggagcggctgagagagctgggggggttcagcctggagaagaggaggctgaggggagacctcattgctctctgcaactccctgagaggaggttgtggagaggagggagctgggctcttctcccaagggccaggggacaggacgagagggaatggcctcaagctccaccaggggagggtcaggatggacatcaggaaaaaatttttcacgggaagggtcactgggcagtgtctgaggctgcccagggagggggttgagtccccttccctggaggggtttaagggccgggtggacgaggtgctgagggacatgggttagtgattgagggaatggttggactcgatgatccggtgggtctcttccaacctggtgattcgatgattctgtgactcaAGCCCCTCACCTTGCAGGGCCGCCCGTCCACCGTCTGCTCCTCGAACTCCTCGCCCACCCTGAAGCTGATCTCCGTGGTGCGCACCGTGGTGGAGGTTTTGATGTAGAAGCTCTCGCCGTCCTGCTTGATCTCCACGGCCGGCTTGGAGGCCGCCGCCACCGCGATCTTCCTCAGCATCACGTTAACGCCTGcgagaggggacagggggacgaTGGGCACCGCCGGCTGCCGCAGCACCCGGGGACAGCGGGGGGAGGATGTCGGAGTGGGGGACATTGGGGTGGAGGACATCAGGGTGGAGGCACCAGAGTTGAGGACATCGGAGTAGGGGACGTTGGAGTAGGGGACATCAGGGTGGAGGATGTCGGAGGAGGGGACATCAGAGTGGAGGAGGACATCAGAGTAGGGGACAACAGAATGGGGGACATCCAGGTGGAGGAGATCAGAGTGGGGGACATCAAAGTAGGGGACATCAAAGTAGGGGACATCGGAGAAGGGGACATTGGGGTGGAGGCACCAGAGCTGAGGACAGCAGAGTAGGGGACATCCAGGTGGAGGAGATCGGAGTAGGGGACATCAGAGTAGGGGACATCGGAGAAGGGGACATCAGGGTGGGGGACAGCAGAGTATGGGACATGAGAATGGGGGACATCCAGGTGGGGGACATTAGAGTGGGGGACATTGGGGTGAAGGACATCAGGGTGGAGGCACCAGAGCCGGGGACGTTGGGGTAGGGGACATCAGAGTGGAGGAGGACATCAGAGTAGGGGACACCAGAATGGGGGACATCCAGGTGGAAGGAGATCAGAGTAGGGGACATCAGAGTAGGGGACATCCAAGCCAAGGACATCGGAGAAGGGGACATTGGGGTGGGGGACGTTGGAGTAGGGGACATCAGAGTAGGGGACATCCAGGCCAAGGACATCGGAGAAGGGGACATTGGGGTGGGGGACGTTGGAGTGGGGGATGTTGGAGCAGGAGACATTGGCGGGGGAGACAGCAGAGTTGGGGACATCAGAATGGGGGACATCCAGGTGGGGGCCATCACAGTTGGGGACAGCAATGAGGGACATCGGAGTGGGGGACCCCAGGGGGACCCCAAGCGAGTGGCTCCCGGCAGCCCGTGCCACATCTGGGCCacatctggctctcgttacctgttttttttttttgggggggggggggagcgatGCCGGAGCCGAGTCCGGATGCGCCGGGGGGCAGAGGATGGGGGTGACGATGGGGACAAGGCGTTTGCTGCGGGCTCGGTGACCTGGGtgaccccccaccccctccttcctctgcctttgaGGGGTCCccgtgtgtgtgtccccccccccccatatcGCACTCCTAGGGGTCTTTGTCCCCACAGCTCATCCATCATGTCCCCAAAGCCCCTCAGATGTCACCAGGCCAGCCCCGCTCCCCAGGGAGCTGCTCTGTGGGGACATTGTTCCCTtttgtgtgtgtcccccccccttcccagctcccccctccccccaccttCCTAGCCCCTTGTCCCTCTGAGCCCTCAAAGAATGGGGGGGCCCCTCAAAAAGGGGGGACACGAAGGGTCCCAGCCCCAAGGGGGGGGAGATGGATGGTGACAAAAGCAtctctgggggggggggacacacaagCCGAGGGGGGGCTGCCCCGTGTCCCTTCTCTCTAAGCCCTAGGGGGGGGATAAAAACAGGCTGTAAGCAATGACCCCCCCCCCGatgctttttttggggggacagggaaaaagagcccccccagggaTTAAAActagggggactggggggggttGAAGCATTGAGACCCCCCTCAGCTTCCCCCACATCCTTTCCACCCCCCCTAAAAGCTTAATTCACGCCTGGGGGGGGCAAAAAGAGACTGTGGGAATGAAACACCCCCcgtgatgctttttttttttgggggggacaaGGACGAAGGGCCCCCCCAGggataaaaaaaccaaattaagcAGCCAAACTGGGGGGTCGGGAGCTGTTTCTCACCCCTCTGAGCTGAGGGGGGCTTCACCTAAAGCAGCTAaaaggctgggggggggggttagggggggATTTGGTGGGGGGGGGAAGGCAGGACCCCCCCTTTTCTCACcgtgggaaaggaggagagggtTGGCAGATTTATTTCCCTGCTGAGGTTTCACCGTCGGGGTTGGAAtcggagatgggggggggggaggtaaaaaataaaaaaggggagggggggggggcgaaggggaggaggaggaggggggggagtGAAATCCAAGAAAGTGATAATTATCCAGAAATATTCGTTCCGGATCCCCTAACCTGGAAAATATTCCGCTCCGGCAGCTCGCAGGCAGGCGAGGAGGGGGGtcaggagaaggggagaaaccAGGGggggccccccagcccctattTTCTACCCCCagcccctatttccccccccccagcccctattTCCCCCTATTTTCCTATGGGTCCTGGCCCCCTGAGCCCCCCGATCCCATAAAAGGAGGTGGAAAACGAGCCCTGCAAGGATGGGGACCCCCCAAAGTGAAGttggggggtgggaggaggttgtaaggggggggggaaattgtgggggggggtgttggaggagctggggaagcccccaaggtggggaaactgaggcagggagggcaggagcgATGCTAGACccctccgtgcctcagtttccccagtggAGAAGCAACCCttagggaaaaggggggagctggggggggtccccaaaagaTTTTGTTGAGGTGGGGGGTGTTTCTCACACTCACCCAGCGCTTTAAGCAGCTCCTCGAAGTTTTCCGAGCTCTTCATCTTCCAGTTGCCGGAGAAGTTGGGCATCGCGGCTACTGGAGAGGGGGGGACGCCAGCTGGAAAGCGGGGGGACACACCGATTATGGGGGGGACACACCgatttgggggggggacacccagTTTTAGGGGGGTAGGACCccgatttggggggggggagcggctggaaggggagggggacatCGGATTTTGGGGTGAGAACAGTGGATTTGGGGgagaaagaggttttttttgggggggacacCGGTTTTGGGGAGAGAGGGATCAGTTTTGGGGGGACGACACCGGTTTTAGGGGGAGAAGGATGGGGTTTAGGGGGAGAAGGATGGATTTTAGGGGGAGAAGGGTCGGTTTTAGGGGAAAAGGAtgggtttttggggggagaagggTGGGTTTTAGGGGGAGAAGGATGGATTttagggggagaagggggggtttagggggagaAGGATCAGTTTTAGGGGGAGAAGGGTCAGTTTTAAGGGGAGAAGGATGTTTTAGGGTTAGAAGGATCAGTTTTGGGGGGAGaagggtgggttttggggagaGAAAGATCGATTttagggggagaaggggggttTTAGGAGGAGAAGGGTGGGTTTTAGGGGGAGAAGGATCAGTTTTAGGGGAGAAGGATCGATTTTAGGGGGAGAAGGATCGATTTTAGGGGGAGAAGGATCAGTTTTAGGGGGAGAAGGGTGGGTTTTATGGGGAGAAGGATCGATTttagggggagaaggggggttTTAGGAGGAGAAGGGTGGGTTTTAGGGGGAGAAGGATTGATTTTAGGGGGAGAAAGATCGATTTTAGGGGAGAAGAGTGGGTTTTAGGGGGAGAAGGATCGATTTTAGGGGGAGAAGGGTGGGGTTTAGGGGTAAATGATGGGTTTTAGGGGGAGAAGGATGTTTTAGGGTTAGAAGGATCGGTTTTAGGGGAGAAGGATCAGATTTAGGGGGAGAAGGATGGGTTTTAGGGGGAGAAGGATCGATCTTAGGGGGAGAAGGGTGGGTTTTAGGGGTATACGATGGGGTTTAGGGGGAGAAGGATGGGTTTTAGGGGTAAACGATGGGGTTTAGGGGGAGAAGGATGGGTTTTAGGGGTAACTGATGGGTTTTAGGGGGAGAAGGATGGGGTTAAAGGGGAGTGACACCGATTTTCGGGGGGGGTGACACCGGTTTAGAGGGAAAGGACCGTctggaagaggagggggaggagggttttagggagggaggggggttAGAAAACGGGATGGGGAGGGGAATCCGGATGAAGGGGGGACCCGAGCGGCACCGACCGACCCGCTCTCGCTCCGCAccggccccgccgctcccgtcccgtcccgttcCTCCCGTTTTATCGTCGCTCCGGTCCCTCCCGGTGCCTCCCGCTCCGCCCCCCGAGCCGCTCACCTGCCAGCGGGGGGGCCCCCCCcgagctgcctgcaccccccGAGCtacccacagccccccccgaGCTGATTGCACCCCCCGAATTAACCACAGCCCCCCCCGAGCTGATTGCACCCCTCGAATTAACCACAGCCCCCCCcgagctgcctgcaccccccGAATTAACCACAGCCCCCCCCGAGCTGATTGCACCCCCCGAATTAACCACAGCCCCCCCCGAGCTGATTGCACCCCCTGAATTAACCACAGCCCCCCCcgagctgcctgcaccccccTAATcaacccacagcccccccccccctagctgcctgcaccccaaTAGCTTTGCACCCCCTCCCCTCGAGCTACCCCCACCCCCTAAATCTCCCTGCAAGCCCTGGGCTGCCTGCACCCCCCAAACTGCCTGCACCCCCCTATTATCCCTACACCCCCCAAACTGCCTGCACCCCCCTAttatccctgcaccccctattatccctgcaccccccaaacTGCCTGCACCCCCTCTAttatccctgcaccccccaaacTGCCTGCACCCCCCTATTATCCCTACACCCCCTAttatccctgcaccccccaaacTGCCTGCACCCCCCTAttatccctgcaccccccaaacTGCCTGCACCCCCTCTAttatccctgcaccccccaaacTGCCTGCACCCCCCTATTATCCCTACACCCCCTAttatccctgcaccccccaaacTGCCTGCACCCCCCTAttatccctgcaccccctattatccctgcaccccccaaacTGCCTGCACCCCCTCTAttatccctgcaccccccaaacTGCCTGCACCCCCCTATTATCCCTACACCCCCAAACTGCCTGCACCCCCCTAttatccctgcaccccctatTATGCCTGCACCCCCCTAttatccctgcaccccctattatccctgcaccccccaaacTGCCTGCACCCCCCCTACTATCCCTACACCCCCTAttatccctgcacccccctattatccctgcaccccccaaacTGCCTGCACCCCCCCTATTATCCCTACACCCCCTAttatccctgcacccccctattatccctgcacccccaatcTGTCTGCACCCCCCGGAGCAGCTTCTGCACCCCCCGGAACTGCTTGtacccccccaaactgcctgGGCACACGCTTGCACACGCGTGTCTGTCTCGCACACGCGCGCACACACGCATGTAGACCCGCCGTACACGCGTGTATCTGTGCACACGCGTGTCTGCACACCCCGTGACACGCATCCAAGCACAAATCCGTGCACACGTGTGTCTGGacgcacacgcgtgtgcacacGTGCAGAAGCTGAACCACGAATTCCGCGTTAAACCCCAATAAATTGGGGGCGATTCACGATTTTCTGGAGGTTCTCTCCACTGGAAAAACCAGAGGGAGGTTTTTGAGGTGCCGAAAGCCGGCGAGCGAGCACAAAACGGGAATTTGGGGTGGTTGGGGAGCTGGGGAATGGCAAGGGAGAGGGTTTGGCTCCGTTTTGGGGTGCAAACCCCTGGTCGGAGCCCCCCTCCTCGCAGCCACATGGCTCCGCGCCCCCGGAATCTGCGAACCAAGTTGGGGCTTGCAGCGAGTCCCTAATCCCCCGAAGAACAGGCTTTGGAACAAAAGAGCTGACATAACCTTACCTACCGCGATGCTCGACGCGACGCcgaggggggggacacagggattgGGGGGGCCTCACCCCAACTCCTCACCCCAACTCCTCACCCCAGGGGTGCAGGAGCCTGATCCCCCCCTCGGCGGGGCGTCGGATGATGAGTCTGCTCCAAGTTTGGGGAAAATCGGGAAGAAAACCCACCCTATTTAGGAGAGAAGGGggtggggaccccccccttggcccccccatccccatggggACCCCTCGTTCCGGCTGGGGTTACGGGCAGCGGCCTCGGCAGCTCCACATCTGGAAGGGATTCTGGTGGGAAGGGTGGATAAAGCCTTCACAGCCaaccctcccctcccttcttccagctccagaattctggggacccccccccagaaTTAAATGTGCCCCCCAGGATGGATCTGGAGAGGTGGAGGCAGGCGAGGAGTCGCTTCCCGGGGTCTGGGTGCACCCACACCCCCAAGTTCTAAAGAAGCCGAGGACCCCGGGGGCTCCtttgggacccccccaacctCTCTCTGCATTGAGagatgggattggggggggcttCATCACAGCCaactctctcccctccctctttccAGCTCCAGGAGGGGTaaggggaccccccccccaaaattaAATGTGCCCCCCAGGATGGATCTGGAGAGGTGGAGGCCGGCGAGGAGCCGCTTCCCGGGGTCTGAATTGTGAGTGGGGAGAGGttgcacccccaccccccaagtTCTGAAGAAGCCGGGGTCACCGAGGGCTCCTTTGGGCCCCCCCAACCTCTCCCCGCATTGAGagatgggactgggggggctCCAAGGTGAATCCCCCCCCCCCTAGAAGCCAAACCAGCCGCAGCGTGGGGCTGAGCGAGGTCGCCCATTGCCTCCCCCCTAAATCCATCCCAGCGGAAATGAAACGCAGATGGATGGTAGGAAGgagccccccctgcacccctcaacccaacccccccagccctgtgccccccagcccctgtcgGCTGCCGGCTCGGCGGGATCGTGCCCCGGCTGGGACCCCGGCGCGTGGCCCGAGGGATcccggggagggagggaagtgGAGCCCCTTGACCCCAACCCGCCATCCGTGGGCAGCAGCTGCCGCCAAGCTGGGCCGGACGCCTGCTTCTCATTCCCAAAGCCATAAACCACTTTTTAACGAGCGGCGTTTATAACCCAACCCTTCCAAAAAAGCTTCCAAACCCAGACACAAAGGGCTGCCGGGCTTCTCCCATcctcttgggttttttggggtcgGAACAGcttttccatccctggaaacggGACGGGGAGCGGGGACACACGTGGGGACACCCAGGGAGCGAAGCTGCTCCCCTCAAAAATCACCCTGCGAGATCCTGATCCACGGAATTCTCACATAGCCCCCTCCGGCATTCTGGGGAGACCCAAAATTGGCTGGtttacccccccaaaaaaggggtACAGACACACATACCCCCCCTGAAAAGGTTGGAGGGGAGGTTtcacccccccaaaactccccctCGGTCTCCGTAGCGGCCAAATAAACATGTGGAAAGGCTGGAAACCGGGATGTGGTGTGGGCGGGAGGGATCCCCACGGCAGCCGCTGGCTGAGCCCCAACCCCGGTGACGAAGGAGGTGACGAGGGGAGCTCGGCCGGTTTGGCCGCCCCAGCCCCTCGGAGAGCGGCGAGCAGCCAGCTCCCCGTGGTTCAAGCAGGAaaaaggggttctgggggggtcccagacAGCGGGAAGGAGCCAACGTGCtccaggaggaagaagaaggggtCACCGGGACAGATGCTGGGGGGTGTTGGGTGACGGCTGGCGGCAGCTGCCACAGCGACTCCATAAATTGGAGATGGGAGCTGGCACCGGCTCCGGAACCCCTGGGAGCTCAGCCTGCATCCATCCCAGCCCCAAACATCCATCCCGACCCGTTTCGGGGTCACCCACTTCCATTCCAAAGGACAACGTGGAAAAGAAACTcgcttccccctctctctccagcCATCCCCACATCTGGAGCTCCTCTCCATCGCCCCGAAACGAAGGGCTCGTTAATCATTTCTCTTTAATGGAGGTTTTGTAATAAACCTCTCGGTTCAAAGCAGCCCTCGCAGAGCTCGGGGAACAGTCACACGCCGGTGTTTGGACCCGTTGGCGGAGGCCGCGGCCTCCTGGTGACACCAATGCCCCGTGCCCGGGCTCGTCCTCGGCCCCCGCAGCCGCCTTGACGCAACGAGGAAGACTGGCACCTAAATCCTCGACGGGGAGCAGCTCGGAATCAGGAACGGGGACTTCCCAGCAGGATTCGCATCCCCGCGGCCGGGCTCTGCCCCAGCTCCCACAGCCCCGAGCCCTTTGGCGGCTCCTCCTGCGCCCTCGTCAGAGGGAGTTTTGCAAGATGAGAAGAACCGGGAGGGCGAGGAGCCCGCCCTGGGCACCGATTCCCTTGGGAAACGGGGCTGCGCTCCGGAAAACGCAGCCGGTAGAACCCAAACGCCTCCCCCGGGCTCTGGCTCGGGGGGTTTTGGCACCGGGGGGTGCAGAACCCCAGGGATTCTCCCCCCTGAGGGTCGGTTTGACAACGGAGAAGAGCAGCCGCTGTCAACAAGGCACATGGAGAACCCCAAGATGAGGAAAACGTCCCTCTCGGCTCCACGATCCCACTGCCTCCGTCCCCGCTACCTCGCCTGGACGGACGGAGCAGCCGCTCGGAGCTGCTCCCCGCGGGCTCCGGGGCCCTTTCGGGACGCAGGACGGGGCCGAGGACGCTCAGTCCTGCTCGGGGTTCAGCAGAAGGTGTTGCTCCCACTCGGCTTCCACCACTTTGTAGAGCTCCATGGTGGCTCGGGCGTCCTCCACCGAGGAGTGGCCGCTTTTCCCAACCTGGGGGGGAGGACGGAGACGGGGAGTTCATTCCCTGAACTGGGAATGGattccagggaaagggaaactgaggcacggggctGCCAAGTTTCAAGAAAATCCTGAAATGAGAATGTTTTCTAgggaaagggaaactgaggcacagcgCTGCTGAGCTCCAGGAGAGTCCTGAACTGAGAAAGGATTCTAgggaaagggaaactgaggcacagggccGCCAAGTTTCAGGAAAATCCTGAAATAAGGATGGGTTCTAgggaaagggaaactgaggcacggggctGCTGAGCTCCAGGAGAGCCCTGAAATGGGAACAGATTCTAggaaaggggaaactgaggcacggggctGCTGAGCTCCAGGAGAGCCCTGAACTGGGAATGGATTCTAgggaaagggaaactgaggcacggggctGCTGAGCTCCAGGAGAGCCCTGAATTGAGAAAGGATTCTAgggaaagggaaactgaggcacggggctGCTGAGCTCCAGGAGAGCCCTGAAATGGGAATGGATTCTAgggaaagggaaactgaggcacagggccGCCAAGTTTCAGGAAAATCCTGAAATAAGGATGGATTCTAGGGAAAGGGAAACTGCGGCACAGGGCTGCCAAGTTTCAAGAAAATCCTGAAATGAGAATGGATTCTAgggaaagggaaactgaggcacagggctgCTGAGCTCCAGGAGAGCCCTGAAATGGGAACAGATTCCAggaaaggggaaactgaggcatggggcTGCTGAGCTCCAGGAGAGCCCTGAACTGGGAATGGATTCTAGGaaagaggaaactgaggcacggggctGCTGAGCTCCAGGAGAGCCCTGAACTGGGAATGGATTCTAgggaaagggaaactgaggcacagggccGCCAAGTTTCAGGAAAATCCTGAAATAAGGATGGGTTCTAgggaaagggaaactgaggcacagggctgCTGAGCTCCAGGAGAGCCCTGAAATGGGAACGGATTctaggaaaaaggaaactgaggcacggggctGCTGAGCTCCAGGAGAGCCCTGAACTGGGAATGGATTCTAgggaaagggaaactgaggcacggggctGCTGAGCTCCAGGAGAGCCCTGAATTGAGAAAGGATTCTAgggaaagggaaactgaggcacggggctGCTGAGCTCCAGGAGAGCCCTGAAATGGGAATGGATTCTAgggaaagggaaactgaggcacagggccGCCAAGTTTCAGGAAAATCCTGAAATAAGGATGGATTCTAGGGAAAGGGAAACTGCGGCACAGGGCTGCCAAGTTTCAAGAAAATCCTGAAATGAGAATGGATTCTAgggaaagggaaactgaggcacagggctgCTGAGCTCCAGGAGAGCCCTGAAATGGGAACAGATTCCAggaaaggggaaactgaggcatggggcTGCTGAGCTCCAGGAGAGCCCTGAACTGGGAATGGATTCTA
This window harbors:
- the CRABP2 gene encoding cellular retinoic acid-binding protein 2 is translated as MPNFSGNWKMKSSENFEELLKALGVNVMLRKIAVAAASKPAVEIKQDGESFYIKTSTTVRTTEISFRVGEEFEEQTVDGRPCKSLAKWESENKLVCEQRLLKGEGPKTGWSREMTNDGELILTMTADDVVCTRVYVRE